A single Methanocaldococcus bathoardescens DNA region contains:
- a CDS encoding MJ1255/VC2487 family glycosyltransferase, producing MKILISVCGEGFGHTTRCIAIGEALKNDYEIAYIAYGKSKDFIEKYGFKVFETFPEIKLKGKDGKFDITSSIFNKEYSPKKAIKREINIIREYNPDLVISDCKYSTVVAAKLLKKPVICISNQNYTRYKLKTDLIVYPTMKALNIINERCERFIVPDFPLPYTICEYNLKIIKNMEFIGPLIRYDVEDDDNEENYILSVIGGFEYRYKILEELGKIALKNNLNVKLVCGSYEVAKKLKNDLKLHSYKNENIEIIPITTNMKELIKNAELIISHGGHSTIMEALSFGKPLIVIPDLDHPEQGNNAKKVHDLGCGIALSYKELYRLEEAIFDIRNMKFYKRNALKMRELAKKYNGKKNIKKIIDDFFETRNNIRKYYLTDRITNKLINKLKLKIR from the coding sequence ATGAAAATACTTATTTCAGTCTGTGGGGAGGGTTTTGGGCATACAACAAGATGTATAGCAATTGGTGAAGCTTTAAAAAATGATTATGAAATAGCATACATTGCTTATGGAAAAAGTAAAGATTTCATTGAAAAATATGGATTTAAAGTTTTTGAGACATTTCCAGAGATAAAACTTAAAGGAAAAGATGGAAAATTTGATATAACTTCAAGTATATTCAATAAAGAATACAGCCCAAAAAAAGCTATTAAAAGGGAAATTAACATTATAAGAGAATACAACCCTGATTTAGTAATTTCCGACTGTAAATATAGTACAGTTGTAGCTGCAAAACTTTTAAAAAAGCCAGTTATTTGCATAAGTAATCAAAACTATACAAGATATAAATTAAAAACAGATTTAATTGTTTATCCAACAATGAAAGCTCTAAACATTATAAATGAGAGATGTGAAAGGTTTATTGTTCCTGATTTTCCTTTACCCTATACTATATGTGAATACAACCTAAAAATTATAAAAAATATGGAGTTTATTGGGCCATTAATTAGATATGATGTTGAAGATGATGATAATGAAGAAAATTACATATTGAGTGTTATTGGTGGCTTTGAGTATAGATATAAAATCCTTGAAGAGCTTGGAAAAATAGCTTTAAAAAATAACCTAAATGTTAAACTTGTGTGTGGAAGTTATGAAGTTGCTAAAAAGCTAAAAAATGATTTAAAATTACACTCTTATAAAAATGAAAATATTGAGATAATTCCTATAACAACAAATATGAAAGAACTTATAAAAAATGCTGAACTTATCATATCCCATGGAGGGCATTCAACAATAATGGAAGCCCTATCATTTGGAAAACCATTAATTGTTATCCCAGATTTAGACCACCCAGAGCAGGGAAATAATGCTAAAAAAGTCCATGATTTGGGCTGTGGAATAGCTTTATCTTATAAAGAGCTATATAGATTAGAAGAAGCCATATTTGACATAAGAAACATGAAATTTTATAAAAGAAATGCTTTAAAAATGAGAGAACTCGCAAAAAAATACAATGGAAAGAAAAATATTAAAAAAATAATAGATGATTTCTTTGAAACAAGAAATAACATAAGAAAATACTACTTAACAGACCGAATAACTAACAAATTGATTAATAAGCTTAAGTTGAAGATTAGGTGA
- a CDS encoding DUF7343 domain-containing protein, with product MIPIKPKKFLMFLFFFLLFANVSFAYTIERIDIECIVNPDDTINETITMVIYNNDNKNLSSITYTIPQNIKNFTIESSINIRGYSALYNEGITEIAVEFEKPLPPNEYANVTFNCLVTDAIWTRNDIKQLIMNFPISAKNATIKVILPPGAVISSPQGTLLVTPSGYKITTDGKHQIIIWDLSLNKEITFTITVKYTFISYPEQNIIEQPAINNNLKYLLIIAIFGAAIFGGLFVRERISKKKIIEGTENIKNELNELKDKLKEKEDEVKNLTIKIKDLEDKLSKANKNLLNKDEIIGVLNERISEYESRLQKLVDENTEYKENIDSLNKYIEKLKKENEELKDKVKKLNDIVEKHMELKRGVLWSFLTEDEKIIIDLIKKHGHITQKEIVEITGMSKPKVSRIISELEDRKIIRKEKIGRINKLALTEESKKLL from the coding sequence GTGATACCCATTAAACCTAAAAAATTTTTAATGTTTTTATTTTTCTTTCTTTTATTTGCAAACGTATCTTTTGCATATACTATTGAGAGGATAGATATTGAATGTATAGTTAACCCTGACGATACAATAAATGAAACAATAACTATGGTGATATACAATAACGATAATAAAAATTTGAGTAGCATAACCTATACAATTCCTCAAAACATTAAAAATTTCACAATAGAATCTTCTATAAACATTAGGGGGTATAGTGCTTTATATAATGAGGGAATTACCGAAATTGCTGTAGAATTTGAAAAACCACTACCGCCAAATGAGTATGCAAATGTAACATTTAATTGTTTAGTTACTGATGCAATCTGGACAAGAAATGATATTAAGCAACTCATCATGAACTTTCCAATCTCTGCAAAAAACGCCACTATAAAAGTAATTCTTCCCCCAGGGGCAGTTATATCATCACCACAGGGAACTTTGCTTGTAACCCCTTCTGGATATAAAATAACTACCGATGGAAAACATCAAATCATTATCTGGGATTTGTCCCTAAATAAAGAAATAACTTTCACAATTACTGTGAAATATACTTTCATATCTTATCCAGAACAAAATATCATAGAACAGCCAGCAATTAACAATAATTTGAAATACCTCTTAATAATTGCAATATTTGGGGCTGCAATATTTGGGGGATTGTTTGTTAGAGAGAGAATTTCTAAAAAGAAGATTATAGAAGGGACTGAAAACATAAAAAATGAATTAAATGAGCTAAAAGATAAATTAAAAGAAAAAGAAGATGAGGTTAAAAATTTAACAATAAAAATAAAAGATTTAGAAGATAAGCTAAGTAAAGCCAATAAAAACTTATTAAATAAAGATGAGATTATTGGAGTGTTAAATGAAAGGATTTCAGAATATGAAAGTAGACTACAAAAACTCGTGGATGAAAATACTGAATATAAAGAAAATATTGATTCGTTGAATAAATATATTGAAAAATTAAAGAAAGAGAATGAAGAGTTAAAAGATAAGGTCAAAAAACTAAATGACATTGTAGAAAAACATATGGAGTTAAAGAGAGGGGTTTTGTGGAGCTTTTTGACTGAAGATGAAAAAATTATAATTGACTTGATAAAAAAACATGGACATATAACTCAAAAAGAAATTGTTGAAATTACTGGAATGAGCAAACCAAAGGTTTCAAGGATTATATCTGAATTAGAAGATAGAAAAATAATAAGAAAAGAAAAAATAGGTAGAATTAATAAATTAGCTCTCACAGAAGAAAGTAAGAAGTTATTATAA
- a CDS encoding protein translocase subunit SecF yields the protein MLKDYRVSIAIPIAFLILSILLIGFKGIPKSIDITGGTEITIKVDKNIDIAPLKESLDGKAEIKKLKSADGYYIVVRCKSENVEEVKKKIKEFFNVNSLDELNYSEKTIGAMLSAKFFEEGLKAISFAFIFMAIAVYFAFRNPIASGVIILSALSDLIIALGAMSLFNIELSSATIAALLMVIGYSVDSNILLTTRVLKRLTKSFDETVREAMKTGLTMTLTTITAMLILLIVVKLFIPVADILANIATVLILALVADIINTWLLNAGILRYYITEYRAKKI from the coding sequence ATGCTAAAAGATTATAGGGTATCAATTGCCATCCCAATAGCCTTTCTTATATTATCAATTTTATTAATAGGTTTTAAAGGAATCCCCAAAAGTATAGACATAACTGGAGGAACAGAGATAACGATTAAAGTTGATAAGAATATAGATATAGCCCCTCTAAAAGAATCACTTGATGGAAAAGCAGAGATAAAAAAATTAAAATCAGCTGATGGGTATTATATAGTTGTTAGGTGTAAAAGTGAAAATGTTGAAGAAGTAAAAAAGAAAATTAAGGAATTTTTCAATGTAAATAGCTTAGATGAGTTAAATTATTCTGAAAAGACAATTGGGGCAATGTTGAGTGCTAAATTCTTTGAAGAGGGGTTAAAAGCTATTTCATTTGCGTTTATATTTATGGCTATAGCAGTTTATTTTGCGTTTAGAAACCCAATAGCGAGTGGGGTTATTATATTATCTGCACTTTCAGATTTAATTATAGCTTTAGGGGCTATGAGTTTGTTTAATATTGAGCTATCATCAGCCACTATAGCCGCTTTATTAATGGTTATTGGATATAGCGTAGATTCAAACATTTTATTAACTACAAGAGTGTTAAAAAGATTAACAAAAAGCTTTGATGAAACTGTTAGAGAAGCAATGAAAACAGGTTTAACAATGACACTAACAACAATCACTGCAATGCTAATCTTATTGATTGTTGTAAAGCTTTTCATCCCTGTGGCGGATATATTGGCAAATATAGCTACAGTATTAATCTTGGCTTTGGTTGCAGATATTATAAACACCTGGTTATTGAATGCAGGTATATTGAGGTATTATATAACTGAATATAGAGCAAAGAAGATTTAA